The genomic interval CGATCTTTTGCGGATACTCCGCTTTGCCTTCCTGCCAGAAGGGATAGAAACCATATTGAAGATATTCTCGAAACAAGGGGAAGATGCTAAATTGCTGACTGAGCTCAGTTGCCAGCTTACTATGATTTGTCAGAATATCTGAAAGGGATAACACGGGAGCAGTTCTATTCGTTTTTAATGAAACAAATTCGCGAAATGAGAGTCCGGAAAGCGTGTAGTAAAATAATCTGCGTGACAGATCATATCCCTGAGTTTTGATTTGAAAAGCGGAACTTCCAGAAATAATCAGATTCATTTCCGGGTATGCATCATAGATTGTTTTGACAATTTGAACCCAATTGTGCAATTTGTGGATTTCATCGATCACCAGGACCTTTCCTCCATTGCGTTGGTGCTCAGCGACAATTTCAAGCATGCCAAGTCCATTGACCAGAATATTATCAGCACTAACATATAATGCCGCTGTTGGATCATTATATTCAGTTATTAAGTACTGTAGTAGCAGGGTGGTTTTTCCGACCCCACGTGCACCAATAATCCCGATCAAACGTTGGTTGAAGTTGATCTGATTGTATAGATAGCG from Candidatus Neomarinimicrobiota bacterium carries:
- a CDS encoding AAA family ATPase; the encoded protein is RYLYNQINFNQRLIGIIGARGVGKTTLLLQYLITEYNDPTAALYVSADNILVNGLGMLEIVAEHQRNGGKVLVIDEIHKLHNWVQIVKTIYDAYPEMNLIISGSSAFQIKTQGYDLSRRLFYYTLSGLSFREFVSLKTNRTAPVLSLSDILTNHSKLATELSQQFSIFPLFREYLQYGFYPFWQEGKAEYPQKIENILNKILYEDIPSAFPVKYDAIRQLKRFLYIVATSNPFQVNVAKLSRELQIARESLYQYLDFLDQSFVIHRLWKHSSGKTFQRKPEKLLLHNPNIISYLQPGALSRNKGIMRETFFVNQMMRVHTLYSSSPADFEDDLNNQFEIGGKSKRSGQLDPQKTGYLVLDDMTIGDKQRIPLYLFGFLY